The following DNA comes from Holophagaceae bacterium.
GATTCCGCGCATCTGGACCCGATCCTGAACGTCAATCCCGAAGATGGCAGCAAGGCCTTGTGGGATGCCATGGAAACCGTGGGCACCACGGTGACCACCGCCAAGACCGAAGGCGTGGACAAGACGCTGGAGACAGCCCAGAAGGCTTTCGAAGACGCCGCCAAGGGCAATCGCCATGCGGCCAAGCAGATGTCCGGTGCCACCAAGGGCGCCGATGCCCGGGCCTGGCAGGCTGGCCAGTCGGGAAAGGCGAATACCATCCGGAAGATCCGCATTGTGGGGGATCTGATCGAAATCTTCGACGCCTTCAGTTCCGCCGGAGGCTATCTGGCGGAGGGCGACACCACCGGAGCCGCCGCGATCTTCATCAATGCTCTGGGCAAGAAGGGGGCGGCGGGCCTGGGGGCTGCGGGAGGCAGCATCGCGGGACCTGCAGGGGCGATCGTGGGCGCGGAGGGCGGAGGCCAGGCCTATGACGCCTACGTGGCGGCCAAGGTGACCAAGCTGGCCGACGATAAGCGGAATCAGGATGCCCGCGACGCCAACCTCGGGTTTGCCATGACCGGGCGCTATGCGGGGCAGGTCACCTGGGTCACCACGCCCCAGTACGACGCCAGCACCGGCGCGCCTCCCATCACGTTCCGATTCCAAGGCCCCATGACCGCAGACGTGGACCGGGAGGGCAACCTGAAGATGCATTACGAGCTCAAGGGCAACATGGAAGGCCTCGGAATGGCCGGGGCGACGATGGGCATCGGCATGACCATGCAGATGAGCGTCAGCGCAGACCTGGCGGGCAAGGCCAAGGATGGCGTTTTCCAGGCCAAGGGCCATTCGTCCGGCACCTCCCAGTTCAACGTGGATTACAGAGGCCATGCCGGCGCACCGGCCAACCAGAGCCAGACCAGCACCGGCAGCGGTCCCGTGGAAGGCAGCGGGTCCTACACGCGGGAGACGCTCACGGGCACCATCACCTCCATCGGTGTGAAGGCCAAGCCCATCGCCTTCACGCTCACCAAGCAACGGTCCTGATGGTCTATTCCCGCGAAGAATGGGATTGGATGGAGGCGGAGTGGGCCTACCACCTGCATGGGCGGAGCGCCTTCCTGAGCAGCGAGGATTTCCGCCAGCTCCAGGTGTGGGAAGGCGAAAGCGTTCCGGCGGAACTCATCGTCAACGCCATGGGCGCCTACTTCGAACGGCGCGCCCGGCGGCCCCGCCCGAGAGCCTTCGTGAAGGTGGAACACATCGCCAAGGATGTGGCCAAAGGCCTGAAGACGAGGGAGGCCCTCCAGCGCGGCGAGGCGGCCGCCGCGGATTTCGGCGCCTGGTCCGGAGTCTCGGAGCCATTGCGCTCGGACCCGAAAGCCCGCATCGCCTTTGAAACCTGGCAGCGGCTAAAGGCTTCGGCGCCCCCGCCGGACGCGCCGGGTTTCCTGGATCATTTCGATGCGGAAAGATCGGCGCGGAAGGCTCTGCTGGCGCTGGCGGAGGCCCAGCTGGGAGCCGGCCAGGAATCCATCCGGAAGGAGCTGGAGGAACGGCTGATGGAGGCCCAGCTCATGCCTGGTTCGCTGGTGTGGAAACGGGCCTACCAGCATCATTGGGATCTCCGCGTGGCGGAAGCCTTCGGCATTCCAACCTAGAATGGATGCTTTCCCGCGGAGTCCGATGAGCAATCCGGAAGAGGCCTGGAAGTCGCAACTAGACCAGCCAGACGAGGCCTTCTTCAGGACCTTCGCGGCGCGGATCCAGGCGCCGGACGGCGTCCGGGACGCGGTGAGGGAGGCGGTCAAGACGCTCATTCCCCTCATCGATTGGGACGCCTATCTGCCGAACGTGCCCCATGGCTTGATGGGCCTCCGGGCCGTGTTCCGGGTGCGCCCGCTGCTCGCCGAGAAAAGCTTCCACCGGATCCTCGCCACCCAGCTCCATGCCTTCGCCCACGAAGGGCGGCGGTCCGGGACGGGCGGCCTGGCTTCCATCGGGCGGGGCAGCGGCTCCTGGCGGAATGTGCGGGCAGCTATCGCGACAAAGCGGCCGGCCATCGCCTACGGCGAGATGCTCGGGATCGAAGCGCCGACGCTGGACGACTTCCTGGCTGTGGGCGCCTTGGTGCAGAACGATATGGCCAACGTCGGCCACAAAGCGGTGATGGCGCATCACCTGGGCGATTTGTTCCTGGCGCTGGAATCGCCCAAGGCCACGGGCAAGCGCATGTTGGCGCTGGCCGCATGGCTCGCCGCCACGGAACTCACTGACACCTTCTGGAACCAGCGGGCCGGCAAACGGATCAGGGAAGAAGCCCTCCGCGTGGAACTGCGTCCCGCGGGCTTGGACCCCGAAACCCATGCGGCGGGTGCCCGGGAGATCTGCGATCTGGGCTTGGTGGAACTCCTGGACCGCTTCATGGCCAGGATCCGCGACGGCATCGGCGGGGCTGACCTGTTGGCCATGCTGGCGCTGGCCGCCTCGGAAAAGCAATTGGACGCGCGGCGCGATCTGGAAGGGAAGACCACCTGCACGTTCATCTATCTCGCGACCCATGCCCTGAGGCAGATGGAAGGCGGGGACCCGAGGCTCTATGCCCAGGCGGCGGCCCTGGTGAATCTGTTTCCCACCGACGAAGCGGAAGGCCGCGTGAGGCCGAAAGCGCCGCGGCAGATGCCCGGGGATCTGGCCGCCGGTCTTCTCGACGCGATTCTCGATTCGGAACCGCCCCAGGCGATGCACCTGGCCCAATCATTGTTGGAGGCGCAGGGGCCGGAGGCGGTGCTGGAGGTCCTCGCCGAAGCCGCCAGCCAGAACGATCCCGCCTTCAATCACAGCCAGCACCTCCTCAGCATGGCGGCGTTGTTGGATCTCCTGCCCATGCTGCCGGACCATGCCCAATCCGCCCTGTTGATTGCGGTGGCGAAATCCCTCGCCAACAGCCAGGGCACCGCCGATCTGGGGCGGCTGGCGGAGCGGGCGCTGGGATAGCGCAGGGCCGCGATACGCGCGCATCTCAGTCACATCCGAATTTGCATTCAAAAGAATGGCTCTTCACGGATATGCGGGAAGTGGCACGTAGCGACTGTTTCAGTTAAGAGCAGGCACCGTGGCGTCTTAAAAACACCACGCGGAGGGTAGCGGAGATTGCGGAGGGAAGCGGAGGAAGTAAAGGGGCGGGTCCATCTTTGGCTCTTTCCTGGGTTTCCTATGTGCCACGATTCCGGCAACGGCATCCGGCCCTCAACCCCCACCTAACCTGATTAGAACGAAAGCCAGACTCTTTTCTCCGCTACCCTCCGCGCCTCCGCTGCCCTCCGCGTGGTTAGCTTTTCCCTCAATTCCGTGAAAAACCTTATTTTTAAACGCAATTTGTTATCAAAGCTTCGGCAATTCCGTCTTCCGGATGGATTCGAAGATGAGGCTGGTGGCGATGCGCGAGACTTCGGGCCGCGTGGTGAACGCGTCCAGCGCCAGGTCCCTCAGATGGTGCGCGTCCCGCACGGCCACGTGGATCTGGAAATCGTATTCGCCGGTGACGTGGAAGACCGCCAGGACCTCGGGTAGGCCCAGGACGTGCTTCCAGAAGGCTTTCACGATGGGGCGGCTGTGTTTCTGGAGCTGCACGGCGATGAGCGATTGCAGGCCGATGCCCATGCATTCCGGGTCCACCTCCGCATGGAAACCCCTCAGGGCGCCCGTCTCCCGGAGGCGCTGCACCCGTGCCAGGCAGCTTGAGGGGGCCAACCCCACCGCGGCGGCCAGCTCCTTGTTGGATCGCCGAGCATCCTTCTGTAATAGCACTAATAATTCGAAATCTATTCGGTCAAGTTCGATTTTCACGGGTAAACTCCGCAATCAATTCGGCTGAAACCAAATTGGGCGAAATCCACACTGAATGCAACCGAAACCGGCCCCGGAGGCTTCCATGGCGCACCAAGACCATT
Coding sequences within:
- a CDS encoding Lrp/AsnC family transcriptional regulator, which translates into the protein MELDRIDFELLVLLQKDARRSNKELAAAVGLAPSSCLARVQRLRETGALRGFHAEVDPECMGIGLQSLIAVQLQKHSRPIVKAFWKHVLGLPEVLAVFHVTGEYDFQIHVAVRDAHHLRDLALDAFTTRPEVSRIATSLIFESIRKTELPKL